A genomic segment from Diadema setosum chromosome 11, eeDiaSeto1, whole genome shotgun sequence encodes:
- the LOC140234907 gene encoding acetylcholinesterase-like — protein MKAIVFSLALVTVLEVVSAQNPRVTVNEGILVGKTVHFSEDTFINKTRDVDVFLGVPFADPPERFAPPLPKASWTGERNATEFSAACVQDPSVAYPVQSEDCLYLNIYAPSQRQPGTSVMVWIHGGAFSSETAMGYEYSGIPLVTVGDVIVVAINYRLGVFAQFSTEDDVAPGNYGMLDQVAALEWIYNNIEAFDGNKDDITIFGESAGAASVSFHLLSKLSRGFFNKAILQSGNAVSPWAFRHDPERERRLSRELGVACGCDTSTSEVLVACLKLQEADELRAKANEMYNLNGGYPVTIDGTFLEDTPMNLYEMGHFAKVPLLAGFNKDEGTLIPFAFLQAYVGSPTPPVINRETFDFFVNIYRSQGLTDDILGDSINHEYIDWTIADDPDADYFPSLVYLGTDIYYAAPMDYVVRKHAVHGGTVYKYFMTHEPTKSIFQYGESYPSTPWLGAGHGEDLIFVFGMPFIDELYNIRAHNMTAEENALSVKIMEFWTNFAKSGDPSRPSEDVPRGDGEDFWPLYTIPELSHKQFSLELGVGRAARARGCHFWNHYIPSLMIFTSSMTEEEREWRESYDDWKGEMVEWQRVFEDYKKGNTCN, from the exons ATGAAGGCAATCGTTTTTTCCTTGGCACTTGTCACTGTCCTCGAGGTGGTGAGTGCACAAAATCCTCGAGTGACAGTCAATGAGGGAATCCTGGTCGGAAAGACTGTCCACTTTAGTGAAGACACGTTCATCAACAAGACGCGCGACGTCGACGTGTTTCTG GGAGTACCCTTTGCCGATCCACCAGAGCGATTCGCTCCACCACTACCAAAGGCTTCGTGGACAGGCGAAAGAAATGCTACCGAGTTCTCAGCGGCCTGTGTGCAAGATCCATCCGTGGCTTACCCCGTTCAGTCAGAGGACTGTCTGTACCTGAACATCTATGCCCCTAGCCAGAGG CAACCTGGCACTTCTGTAATGGTGTGGATTCATGGTGGAGCTTTCAGTAGTGAAACGGCCATGGGGTATGAATATAGCGGTATCCCATTGGTCACTGTTGGTGACGTCATAGTAGTAGCGATAAACTATCGCTTAGGTGTCTTCGCGCAGTTTTCAACAG aGGACGATGTGGCACCAGGAAACTATGGTATGCTGGATCAGGTCGCTGCACTGGAATGGATTTATAACAACATCGAGG cttttgaTGGTAACAAAGATGACATCACGATATTCGGGGAAAGTGCCGGGGCGGCGAGCGTCAGTTTCCACCTCCTTTCAAAACTCAGCCGCGGCTTCTTCAACAAGGCGATCTTACAG AGCGGTAATGCTGTTAGTCCTTGGGCCTTTAGGCACGATCCAGAGAGGGAAAGAAGGCTATCCCGAGAGTTGGGGGTCGCCTGCGGGTGCGATACGTCCACCTCCGAAGTTTTGGTTGCCTGCCTCAAACTCCAAGAAGCCGACGAACTAAGGGCGAAAGCCAATGAG ATGTATAATCTTAACGGAGGCTACCCGGTAACTATTGATGGTACATTTCTGGAAGACACCCCTATGAACCTTTACGAGATGGGACACTTTGCGAAGGTACCGCTACTCGCGGGGTTCAACAAAGACGAGGGTActttgattccgtttgccttTCTACAAGCGTATGTCGGCAGTCCAACCCCTCCTGTGATCAATCGTGAAACATTCGACTTCTTCGTAAACATTTACAGGAGTCAAGGGTTAACTGACGATATTCTTGGGGATTCCATCAACCACGAGTACATTGATTGGACCATCGCAGATGACCCGGACGCGGACTATTTTCCGTCTTTGGTCTATCTAGGAACCGACATTTATTACGCCGCCCCGATGGATTACGTAGTCAGGAAACACGCAGTCCACGGGGGAACggtatacaaatatttcatgaccCACGAGCCAACAAA GAGCATTTTTCAGTATGGAGAAAGCTACCCCTCTACTCCGTGGCTTGGTGCGGGCCATGGAGAAGACCTGATTTTTGTGTTTGGGATGCCCTTTATAGATGAGCTGTACAACATCAGGGCACACAATATGACCGCGGAAGAGAACGCCCTCTCGGTTAAAATCATGGAATTTTGGACAAACTTTGCAAAGTCAGG AGATCCCAGCAGACCCAGTGAGGACGTTCCCCGAGGAGATGGGGAAGATTTCTGGCCTCTCTACACCATCCCTGAGCTTAGTCACAAACAGTTCTCCCTCGAACTAGGAGTGGGAAGAGCCGCCAGAGCGAGGGGATGCCACTTCTGGAATCACTACATACCTTCTCTCATGATCTTTACAA
- the LOC140235029 gene encoding acetylcholinesterase-like, which translates to MKTFAIALAIFTVLKAVDAQNPRVTVNEGILVGKTVRFSEDTFINKTRDVDVFLGVPFADPPERFAPPLPKASWTGERNATEFSAACQQDPFEAYPVVSEDCLYLNIYAPSQRQPGTPVMVWIHGGGFRSGTAMTYEYWGIPLVTVGDVIIVAMNYRVGVFGQFSTEDDVAPGNYGMLDQVAALEWIYNNIEAFDGDKDDITIFGESAGSACVSFHLLSKLSRGFFNKAILQSGSAFSPWAFKHDPDRERRLSRELGVAFGCDTSTSEVLVACLKLQEAGELRTKANELYNLDLGYPVTVDGTFLEDTPLNLYEMGDFAKVPLLAGFNKDEGTLIPFGFLPAYIGSPNPPAIDRTTFDFIVVNYFRRYGLNNNIFVDSTNQEYIDWTVADDPDADYFRSVVDLGTDIEFGAPMDYVIRKHASDGGTVYKYFMTHEPTKSFVQYGDIVPSTPWLGAGHGEDLTFVFGIPFIDELYNIKGHNMTAEENALSVKFMEFWTNFAKSGDPSRPSEDVPRGDGEDLWPLYTIPELSHKELSIELGVGRAARASGCHFWNHYIPSLMIYTSSMADEEREWRESYNDWKEDIVEWERVFEDYKKGTTCNN; encoded by the exons ATGAAGACATTTGCTATTGCCCTGGCAATTTTCACTGTCTTAAAGGCGGTGGATGCACAAAATCCTCGAGTGACAGTCAATGAGGGAATCCTCGTCGGAAAGACTGTCCGCTTTAGTGAAGACACGTTCATCAATAAGACACGCGATGTCGACGTGTTTCTG GGAGTGCCCTTTGCCGATCCGCCAGAGCGATTCGCTCCCCCACTACCAAAGGCTTCGTGGACAGGTGAAAGAAATGCTACCGAGTTCTCAGCTGCCTGTCAGCAAGATCCGTTTGAGGCTTACCCCGTTGTGTCAGAGGACTGCCTCTACTTGAACATCTATGCCCCAAGTCAACGG CAACCTGGTACTCCTGTGATGGTGTGGATTCATGGGGGAGGTTTCAGGAGTGGAACGGCAATGACGTATGAGTACTGGGGCATCCCATTGGTCACTGTTGGTGATGTCATAATCGTGGCGATGAACTATCGCGTAGGAGTCTTCGGACAATTTTCAACAG AGGACGATGTGGCACcaggaaattatggtatgctggATCAGGTCGCTGCACTTGAATGGATTTATAACAACATCGAGG CCTTTGACGGTGACAAAGATGACATCACGATTTTCGGGGAAAGTGCCGGGTCGGCGTGCGTCAGTTTCCACCTCCTTTCCAAACTCAGCCGAGGTTTCTTCAATAAAGCGATCTTACAG AGCGGCAGTGCCTTCAGTCCGTGGGCCTTCAAGCACGATCCAGATAGGGAAAGGAGGCTGTCCCGAGAGTTGGGGGTCGCCTTCGGGTGCGATACGTCCACCTCCGAAGTTTTGGTTGCCTGCCTAAAACTCCAAGAAGCTGGTGAACTAAGAACGAAAGCCAATGAG CTGTACAATCTCGACCTCGGTTACCCAGTTACTGTTGATGGTACATTTCTGGAAGACACCCCTCTGAACCTGTATGAGATGGGAGACTTTGCGAAGGTACCGCTTCTCGCGGGGTTCAACAAAGACGAGGGGACTTTGATTCCGTTCGGCTTTCTACCAGCCTATATCGGCAGCCCAAACCCGCCTGCGATCGATCGCACAACATTCGACTTCATCGTCGTAAACTATTTCAGGAGGTATGGTTTGAACAATAATATCTTTGTGGATTCCACGAACCAGGAGTACATTGACTGGACCGTCGCCGATGACCCGGACGCGGACTACTTTCGGTCCGTGGTCGATCTGGGAACCGACATCGAATTTGGCGCCCCAATGGATTACGTAATCAGAAAACACGCAAGCGACGGAGGGACGGTTTACAAATACTTCATGACCCACGAGCCTACTAA GAGCTTTGTTCAGTATGGGGATATCGTCCCTTCTACTCCGTGGCTTGGTGCTGGCCATGGAGAAGACTTGACCTTTGTCTTTGGAATACCTTTCATAGACGAGCTCTACAACATCAAGGGACACAATATGACCGCCGAGGAAAATGCCCTTTCCGTTAAATTCATGGAATTCTggacaaattttgcaaaatcaGG AGATCCTAGCAGACCCAGCGAGGACGTTCCCAGAGGAGACGGGGAAGATTTATGGCCTCTCTACACCATCCCTGAGCTCAGTCACAAAGAGCTGTCCATTGAGCTGGGAGTGGGAAGAGCCGCTAGAGCGAGTGGATGTCACTTCTGGAATCACTACATACCTTCTCTCATGATTTATACAA GCAGCATGGCTGACGAGGAGAGAGAATGGAGGGAAAGCTACAACGACTGGAAGGAGGACATAGTAGAGTGGGAGCGGGTGTTCGAGGATTACAAGAAGGGGACTACCTGTAATAACTAA